Proteins encoded by one window of Halorubrum ruber:
- a CDS encoding DUF262 domain-containing protein, which produces METRTVHLDSLLTDGLFDIPSYQRSYSWTEPQLTDLFEDLLYLPEAKSHFFGNIILRKQDTQFETDRRRRFDKYDVVDGQQRLTSAIIFLYVASKFDDTIAATLDEDNLLFPVKERPRLLPQDQDSEYFRDGLLGSASIDPETPSQTRLKAAADFFTEQFEELDDPEAVADLAETLRYDCRINVVEIDDGSEAASIFESLNDRGRPLSTLDKTKSFLMYMDDRSSNQGALETKIKQRFGSIYRDLFVFNTGHNRVNDFDEDSFLRFHWGIYDGYNSDEYFNGFETLKDRLRERFRAGELDAVQSEIDAYVQDLREAATAFSAILQPDVPDSVELSLTRLLELGRLANVLPVLMASYLNFADDDPEGFAAVVDACETLVFRMYAIDSRRSDTGRGRLVRLAHDVHTTPSIDPETVVERLDSITQRYTDDDRFERQLRDPDFYQSTSSRDTKYLLYHYGQQVESEAGEEVLTSPGHILSTEFQVEHILARKLPADAIPESLVDEFDEHVHRLGNLTLASRYWNSSYGNLPFAEKKHASGGREKEYASSSLRVQRELAAFDTFGKSAIDERTDTLVEFALDHWSIDPASPEPDSTDVPAEFTGWFPSDFFDRLTSKQEAMFRVLYAAEEPLLTDDLIERMEDEYGETVGGSSGLSGILAGLTSKHSKEFRHSIMSTSWVGDQFEWVLTLDSAQREQFEAEMDLK; this is translated from the coding sequence ATGGAAACCCGCACGGTCCATCTCGATTCCCTGTTGACGGACGGGTTGTTCGATATTCCGAGCTACCAGCGCAGCTACTCGTGGACCGAGCCCCAGCTCACGGACCTGTTTGAGGACCTCCTATACCTCCCAGAGGCGAAGTCGCACTTCTTCGGGAACATCATCCTCCGCAAGCAGGACACCCAGTTCGAGACGGACCGCCGCCGTCGGTTTGACAAGTACGACGTCGTGGACGGCCAACAGCGGCTAACATCGGCGATTATCTTTCTCTACGTCGCGTCGAAGTTCGACGACACGATCGCGGCGACACTCGACGAGGATAACCTCCTCTTCCCCGTCAAGGAGCGACCGCGATTACTTCCACAGGATCAGGACTCCGAGTACTTCCGTGACGGACTCCTCGGCTCCGCATCCATCGACCCGGAAACGCCGTCGCAGACGCGGCTCAAGGCTGCCGCGGACTTCTTCACAGAACAGTTTGAGGAGCTCGATGATCCTGAAGCCGTAGCCGATCTCGCAGAGACGCTCCGGTACGACTGCCGGATCAACGTTGTCGAGATCGATGACGGCTCCGAGGCAGCCTCGATCTTCGAGAGTCTCAACGATCGCGGCCGACCACTGTCGACACTCGACAAAACGAAGAGCTTCCTGATGTATATGGACGACCGCTCCAGCAATCAGGGCGCTCTCGAAACCAAGATCAAACAACGCTTCGGGAGTATCTACCGGGACCTGTTCGTTTTCAACACCGGTCATAATCGGGTGAATGACTTCGATGAAGACAGCTTCCTTCGGTTCCACTGGGGCATCTATGACGGCTATAACTCTGATGAGTATTTCAACGGGTTCGAGACGCTGAAAGATCGACTCCGTGAGCGGTTCCGCGCCGGCGAACTCGACGCCGTCCAGTCGGAAATTGACGCGTACGTCCAAGACCTCCGTGAGGCCGCGACGGCGTTCTCAGCGATACTCCAGCCGGATGTCCCGGATTCCGTTGAACTCTCCCTTACACGACTCCTAGAGCTCGGACGATTGGCGAACGTTCTCCCCGTCCTGATGGCGTCGTATCTGAACTTTGCCGACGATGATCCCGAGGGCTTCGCTGCCGTCGTCGACGCATGTGAAACGCTCGTGTTCCGGATGTACGCAATTGACTCACGGCGATCGGACACGGGCCGGGGACGACTCGTTCGACTCGCTCACGACGTTCACACGACACCGTCGATCGATCCCGAGACAGTCGTCGAACGACTCGACTCGATCACACAGCGATACACGGACGACGACCGGTTCGAGCGCCAACTCCGCGATCCGGACTTCTACCAGAGCACGTCGAGTCGAGACACGAAGTACCTGCTCTATCACTACGGGCAACAGGTCGAATCCGAGGCCGGCGAGGAGGTCCTGACAAGTCCCGGGCATATTCTATCGACCGAGTTCCAAGTCGAGCACATCCTTGCTCGGAAGCTCCCCGCCGATGCGATCCCCGAGAGCCTCGTCGACGAGTTCGATGAGCACGTCCACCGTCTCGGGAACCTCACGCTCGCCAGCCGGTACTGGAACAGTTCGTACGGTAATCTGCCGTTCGCCGAAAAGAAACACGCGAGCGGCGGACGCGAGAAGGAGTACGCCTCCTCGTCCTTGCGCGTCCAGCGGGAACTCGCCGCGTTCGACACGTTCGGGAAGTCGGCCATCGATGAGCGGACCGACACGCTCGTCGAATTCGCGCTCGATCACTGGTCTATCGATCCCGCGTCCCCCGAGCCGGATTCAACGGATGTCCCCGCTGAGTTCACCGGGTGGTTCCCGTCCGACTTCTTCGACCGCCTCACCAGCAAACAGGAGGCGATGTTTCGGGTTCTGTACGCCGCCGAGGAGCCCTTGCTCACCGACGACCTGATTGAACGGATGGAAGACGAGTACGGTGAGACGGTTGGTGGCAGTAGCGGTCTTTCAGGCATTCTCGCGGGACTGACGTCGAAACACTCCAAGGAGTTCCGCCACTCGATCATGTCCACGTCGTGGGTAGGAGATCAGTTCGAATGGGTTCTCACGCTCGATTCTGCTCAACGGGAGCAGTTCGAAGCAGAAATGGATCTGAAGTGA
- a CDS encoding metallophosphoesterase family protein, translated as MAKMEFDAVDAALVVAGLASAFMLVGIASFQLFDIDAVVHAGDVFDHEITREDRGHVREEIRRTHDAGVSVYYIHGNHDNKAGNRTLRQGPGIHIGGETVVFGDGTVRLSGLDYGAGEFSSPPPEKPGDDGGSVSILVLHDTPYPAVGENGSPIHRTDPNHLDLREFLDSAEGWLDLIVSGHLHVGSRASIAGYETPLIVTGPTAEISTSTQETAPSTWLVTVLNGEVQVERQQLV; from the coding sequence ATGGCGAAAATGGAATTCGACGCCGTCGACGCCGCCCTCGTAGTGGCGGGACTTGCCTCGGCGTTCATGCTCGTCGGTATCGCATCGTTCCAACTGTTCGACATCGACGCGGTCGTCCACGCAGGCGATGTGTTTGACCACGAGATAACCCGAGAAGACAGAGGCCACGTTCGCGAGGAGATCCGACGCACCCACGACGCGGGGGTTTCGGTGTACTACATCCACGGGAACCACGACAACAAAGCGGGTAACAGAACGTTACGTCAGGGTCCAGGAATCCATATCGGTGGTGAGACCGTGGTGTTTGGCGACGGTACCGTCCGACTTTCTGGACTTGATTACGGGGCGGGAGAGTTTTCGAGTCCGCCGCCGGAGAAGCCCGGCGACGATGGGGGCTCGGTATCGATCCTCGTCCTACACGACACGCCGTATCCGGCAGTCGGCGAGAATGGGTCGCCGATCCATCGAACTGATCCGAATCATCTAGATCTCAGGGAGTTCCTCGACTCGGCCGAGGGGTGGTTGGACCTAATCGTCTCGGGGCATCTACACGTCGGGAGTCGCGCTTCCATAGCGGGCTACGAGACACCCCTCATCGTCACTGGTCCGACTGCGGAAATTAGCACATCGACACAGGAGACCGCCCCCTCTACCTGGTTGGTGACGGTACTGAACGGTGAGGTTCAGGTCGAGCGGCAGCAGTTGGTATGA
- a CDS encoding DUF7386 family protein: protein MSRRTSLKLTDERERQLEKASEIVASGPDDDPPMSVVIDAALAHLIQSEANIHKARDELDPGTIQQFNTDVIGLRYRIRIESRWR, encoded by the coding sequence ATGAGCCGTCGAACCAGCCTCAAACTCACCGATGAACGCGAACGGCAGCTCGAAAAGGCGAGCGAAATTGTGGCGAGCGGTCCCGACGACGACCCGCCCATGAGCGTGGTGATCGACGCCGCGCTCGCGCATCTGATACAATCGGAGGCTAATATCCACAAGGCTCGTGACGAACTCGATCCGGGCACAATTCAGCAGTTCAACACGGACGTTATCGGGTTGCGGTACAGGATAAGAATAGAAAGCCGCTGGCGGTAG
- a CDS encoding type IV pilin N-terminal domain-containing protein gives MFGRILSNPPIVEYLLPRIRILTIAICASERDCRGDHTRDFVTTGFELMPQIFTRDTHAIKYIYQISVFPSSQQSEGLGPTSVSGTSPRPQLGSIMKPSNPSKGEDRAVSPVIGVILMVAITVILAAVIGTFVLGLGDQLGDTAPQASFSIDDVTDNGTGVDVEITKTGGQDIDPREVTIVVDGDRSGTVASNSTLTDTWQSGTTAVVEGVGTASADDSITIRLIHDPSGNAIYEDTATVKSSS, from the coding sequence ATGTTCGGCCGCATACTCTCGAACCCGCCGATAGTCGAGTACCTTCTCCCAAGGATCCGGATACTCACGATCGCTATATGTGCGAGCGAGAGAGACTGCCGTGGGGACCATACACGTGATTTTGTGACAACAGGATTTGAACTCATGCCTCAAATTTTCACCCGTGATACCCACGCCATTAAGTACATATACCAGATCAGCGTCTTTCCGAGTAGCCAGCAATCCGAAGGACTTGGTCCGACATCAGTCTCGGGAACGAGTCCTCGGCCCCAGCTGGGTTCAATCATGAAACCAAGCAACCCGTCCAAAGGAGAAGACCGTGCTGTCAGCCCCGTTATCGGGGTCATACTCATGGTCGCGATTACCGTCATTCTGGCCGCCGTCATCGGGACGTTCGTCCTCGGACTCGGCGATCAGTTAGGAGACACCGCGCCACAGGCGAGTTTCAGTATAGATGATGTAACTGACAATGGTACTGGTGTAGATGTGGAGATTACTAAGACCGGTGGTCAGGACATCGACCCGAGAGAAGTTACAATCGTTGTTGATGGTGATAGGAGCGGTACAGTTGCGAGCAATTCCACTCTCACAGACACGTGGCAAAGCGGAACCACAGCAGTTGTAGAGGGCGTTGGGACCGCATCTGCCGATGATTCTATCACAATTAGACTTATTCACGACCCGAGCGGTAACGCAATCTACGAGGATACGGCCACGGTTAAAAGCTCAAGCTAA
- a CDS encoding DNA-binding protein, translated as MSEGSDPRDIRTALDAAIDAFNEEGFGVPNREDAIATGDDWKTQLTKACRLLDAVARIDGQGHYTAVIELCFGATERSIEAYALAVGGDELDDFHDHTHCYDRAADLGLLSRTATRELRGLYDDNRTDSYYGGKRPTEKQADSLYALSRSVHQHVTDQIREGGVCVCDARQPRGDD; from the coding sequence ATGAGTGAAGGGTCCGATCCGCGGGATATCCGGACGGCTCTCGATGCGGCTATCGACGCGTTCAACGAGGAGGGGTTCGGCGTCCCGAACCGCGAGGATGCGATCGCGACCGGCGACGATTGGAAGACACAGCTCACGAAGGCGTGTCGGCTGCTAGACGCAGTCGCACGAATCGACGGGCAAGGGCACTACACCGCCGTCATCGAACTTTGCTTCGGGGCAACCGAGCGGTCTATCGAGGCTTATGCCCTCGCAGTCGGTGGTGATGAACTGGACGACTTCCACGACCACACGCACTGTTACGACCGAGCTGCCGACCTCGGCCTGCTCTCCCGGACGGCGACACGGGAGCTTCGGGGACTGTACGACGACAACAGGACAGACAGCTACTACGGCGGCAAGCGGCCCACCGAGAAGCAAGCGGATAGTCTGTATGCGCTTTCTCGCAGCGTTCACCAGCACGTCACGGACCAGATACGGGAAGGCGGCGTCTGTGTCTGCGACGCCCGACAGCCGAGAGGTGACGACTAG
- a CDS encoding nucleotidyltransferase domain-containing protein, whose product MKSSSNIVAEDRLQILLDIPTQSGNLFGSTATDTVLSFLSRHHTEEFSISDLVEAVDYSQPSVSKAVTVLSENDLVVERREGNTRWVRINRERLHVPDDPHLQIPQAEFQEPVRAAATELRGELDGVIGVVLYGSVARGEADRRSDIDLWVLVEEDRMANQRAANQVKQGLEDEEFENGRYEYEIDIEALQAVPKYIAEIREVLSDGIVIHGTEKFQTVRNMVFHGDLDE is encoded by the coding sequence ATGAAAAGCAGCTCGAATATTGTGGCCGAAGACAGGCTACAGATACTTCTCGACATACCGACCCAAAGCGGGAATTTATTCGGTAGTACGGCCACAGACACGGTTCTCTCCTTTTTATCCCGCCACCACACTGAGGAGTTCTCGATTAGTGACCTCGTCGAGGCAGTGGACTATTCGCAGCCGAGCGTCTCCAAGGCGGTAACCGTACTCTCCGAAAACGATCTCGTCGTCGAACGACGCGAGGGCAACACGCGATGGGTTCGAATCAACCGCGAGCGGCTCCACGTTCCGGACGATCCCCATTTACAGATTCCGCAGGCCGAGTTCCAAGAGCCGGTGAGAGCAGCAGCAACCGAACTCCGCGGCGAACTCGACGGCGTGATCGGGGTCGTTCTGTACGGCAGTGTCGCGCGAGGCGAAGCGGACCGGCGGAGCGACATCGATCTCTGGGTGCTCGTCGAGGAAGATCGGATGGCGAACCAGCGAGCGGCGAATCAGGTCAAACAAGGGCTCGAAGACGAGGAGTTCGAGAACGGCCGGTACGAATACGAGATCGACATCGAGGCGCTTCAGGCGGTCCCGAAGTACATCGCCGAGATACGGGAGGTGCTCAGCGACGGGATCGTGATCCACGGGACGGAGAAGTTCCAGACGGTCCGAAATATGGTTTTCCACGGTGATCTCGATGAGTGA
- a CDS encoding type II toxin-antitoxin system death-on-curing family toxin — MADSLWYPSVEDIVTIHDDVVAEYPDTPAGVRNRGDIEFALDYIEEGSFGSAPDTIHEKAYHLFRLLVANHPFVDANKRTALNVTVVFYFLNGNRFEYDNEVRAILKEFGTDEAAVDEGDTTEYLRSHTKEMDLAGEIDDWRDELVTYGLDQLTGDSSNPND; from the coding sequence ATGGCCGACTCGTTATGGTACCCGTCCGTCGAAGACATCGTCACCATCCACGACGATGTCGTCGCGGAGTACCCCGACACTCCCGCCGGTGTTCGGAACCGTGGTGACATCGAGTTCGCATTAGACTACATCGAAGAGGGGAGTTTCGGTTCCGCACCAGACACCATCCACGAGAAGGCGTATCACCTCTTCCGTCTCCTCGTCGCCAATCACCCCTTCGTCGATGCGAACAAACGAACTGCACTCAACGTGACGGTCGTCTTCTACTTCCTCAACGGGAATCGGTTCGAGTACGACAACGAAGTGAGGGCGATTCTGAAAGAGTTCGGAACCGACGAGGCAGCGGTCGATGAAGGAGACACCACCGAGTATCTCCGATCCCACACCAAAGAGATGGATCTGGCCGGTGAGATCGACGACTGGCGAGACGAACTCGTCACGTACGGGCTTGATCAGTTGACCGGCGATTCCTCAAACCCGAACGATTAA
- a CDS encoding FKBP-type peptidyl-prolyl cis-trans isomerase — protein sequence MTLEYTGRLDDGTVFDTSQQSVAEEAGLAEAQPDREYTPLTVDVGAGQVIEGMEEGLIGLEAGETDTLTIPPEEAYGQPSDENVEEFETDELRELLGGQLPEEGAYLEAQDGSQGEVVHVDDDTVRADFNPPLAGETLTFDVEILETN from the coding sequence GTGACGCTCGAGTACACCGGCCGACTCGACGACGGCACCGTCTTCGACACATCTCAGCAATCGGTCGCCGAGGAGGCGGGCCTCGCCGAGGCCCAGCCCGACCGCGAGTACACGCCGCTAACGGTCGACGTGGGGGCCGGACAGGTCATCGAGGGGATGGAGGAGGGACTCATCGGATTGGAAGCCGGCGAGACGGACACGCTGACGATTCCGCCGGAGGAGGCCTACGGACAGCCCAGCGACGAGAACGTCGAGGAGTTCGAGACCGACGAACTTCGGGAGCTGCTCGGCGGCCAACTGCCCGAGGAGGGCGCGTACCTCGAGGCCCAAGACGGCAGCCAAGGCGAAGTCGTCCACGTCGACGACGACACCGTTCGGGCGGACTTCAACCCGCCGCTCGCCGGGGAGACGCTGACGTTCGACGTCGAAATTCTCGAAACCAACTGA
- a CDS encoding YccF domain-containing protein: MAQRSLLVRALWFVFIGWWATPIVVNVAWLLNVTIVLLPVGIKLINLVPTVLTLAEPRSLSDPDSARGQRSLVVRAIYFVLVGWWLSLLWANVASALAMTVVGLPVAIWMLNRLPYVTSLYRFHG; the protein is encoded by the coding sequence ATGGCACAACGGTCCCTGCTCGTTCGGGCGCTGTGGTTCGTATTTATCGGCTGGTGGGCGACGCCGATCGTCGTCAACGTCGCGTGGCTGCTCAACGTCACGATCGTGCTGCTCCCCGTCGGGATCAAGCTGATCAACCTCGTCCCGACGGTGCTCACGCTCGCGGAGCCGCGGTCGCTTTCCGACCCTGACTCGGCCCGGGGGCAGCGGTCGCTCGTCGTCCGTGCGATCTACTTCGTCCTCGTCGGGTGGTGGCTGAGCCTGCTGTGGGCGAACGTGGCGTCCGCGCTCGCGATGACAGTCGTGGGGCTACCGGTCGCGATCTGGATGCTCAACCGGCTCCCGTACGTCACGTCGCTGTACCGGTTCCACGGGTAG
- a CDS encoding MBL fold metallo-hydrolase, which produces MDDRDATFNATAVETPQGLLLIDVGLPDTVDVLEAALDDEGLRLADIWGILVTHQDPDHAGCLAAVVDRTDAVVFAHETEVPYLEGDKELVKSTEERPLSIDPTTVDVRLTGGETFATAAGPMEVIATPGHSPGHVSAHFPDAELLVSADALNVVDDELVGPRPEVTQDLETAWESVETLADRAVTETFCFHGGRVAAGTDRIRELAADR; this is translated from the coding sequence ATGGACGACCGCGACGCGACGTTCAACGCGACCGCCGTCGAGACGCCGCAGGGACTCCTCCTGATCGACGTCGGGCTCCCCGACACGGTGGACGTGCTCGAAGCCGCGCTCGACGACGAGGGGTTGCGCCTCGCCGACATTTGGGGAATCCTCGTCACCCATCAAGATCCGGACCACGCCGGCTGTCTGGCGGCCGTCGTCGACCGGACCGACGCCGTCGTGTTCGCGCACGAGACGGAGGTGCCGTACCTGGAAGGTGACAAGGAGCTCGTCAAATCCACCGAGGAGCGACCGCTGTCGATCGACCCGACGACGGTCGACGTCCGCCTGACGGGGGGCGAAACCTTCGCGACCGCCGCGGGGCCGATGGAGGTCATTGCGACGCCCGGCCACAGTCCGGGGCACGTGTCCGCGCACTTCCCCGACGCGGAGCTGCTCGTCAGCGCCGACGCGCTCAACGTCGTCGACGACGAGCTCGTCGGCCCCCGACCCGAGGTGACGCAGGATCTCGAAACCGCGTGGGAGAGCGTCGAGACGCTCGCCGACCGGGCCGTGACTGAGACGTTCTGCTTCCACGGCGGCCGCGTCGCCGCGGGGACGGACCGCATCCGGGAGTTGGCGGCCGACCGGTAG
- a CDS encoding Gfo/Idh/MocA family protein, with translation MPASSNGSTSLEFGVLGTAEIARKAVIPAIAASDHAVGAVASRDAARAERFAAENSIPRSYGSYEALLEDDALDAVYVPLPNGAHAEWTKRAADADLDVLCEKPLAADADEARDVVDYCDERGVTLMEAFMYRYHPRTERAVALAADELDDVRTVTATFRFPLYDRPNDVRLDPDLAGGSLMDVGCYPVSLARTILGEPDRAYAHAGDTRDAGVDTELAGVLAYDDGRSARVASGFDTQLVQRYRVDATNGWVEVERAFDAPTDEPVELEYEIDGRHGVETFPAVDQYRLQIDRFAECVADGTAPLTDGEEAVANMEAIDALAASAAEGGPVEL, from the coding sequence ATGCCAGCTTCATCGAACGGCTCGACGAGCCTCGAATTCGGCGTCCTCGGCACCGCGGAGATCGCGCGTAAAGCCGTGATCCCGGCGATCGCCGCCAGCGATCACGCCGTCGGCGCGGTGGCGTCCCGGGACGCGGCCCGCGCGGAGCGGTTCGCCGCCGAGAACTCGATCCCCCGGAGCTACGGCTCCTACGAGGCGCTCCTCGAGGACGACGCCCTCGACGCGGTGTACGTCCCGCTCCCGAACGGGGCCCACGCCGAGTGGACGAAACGCGCCGCGGACGCCGACCTGGACGTCCTCTGCGAGAAGCCGCTGGCCGCCGACGCCGACGAGGCGCGCGACGTGGTCGACTACTGCGACGAGCGGGGCGTCACGCTGATGGAGGCGTTCATGTACCGCTACCACCCGCGCACCGAGCGCGCCGTCGCGCTCGCGGCCGACGAGCTCGACGACGTGCGCACGGTGACGGCCACCTTCCGCTTCCCGCTGTATGACCGCCCCAACGACGTGCGGCTCGACCCCGACCTCGCGGGCGGGTCGCTGATGGACGTGGGCTGTTACCCCGTCTCGCTCGCTCGGACGATTCTCGGGGAGCCGGACCGCGCGTACGCCCACGCCGGCGACACCCGTGACGCCGGCGTCGACACGGAGCTCGCGGGGGTGCTGGCGTACGACGACGGCCGCTCGGCGCGAGTCGCCTCCGGCTTCGACACCCAACTGGTCCAGCGGTACCGCGTCGACGCGACGAACGGGTGGGTCGAAGTCGAGCGCGCGTTCGACGCCCCGACTGACGAGCCCGTCGAGCTGGAGTACGAGATCGACGGCCGGCACGGCGTCGAGACGTTCCCCGCGGTCGATCAGTACCGGCTTCAGATCGACCGCTTCGCCGAGTGCGTCGCCGACGGGACCGCCCCCCTGACCGACGGCGAGGAAGCGGTCGCGAACATGGAGGCCATCGACGCGCTCGCCGCAAGCGCCGCCGAGGGCGGCCCCGTCGAACTCTGA
- the kdgK1 gene encoding bifunctional 2-dehydro-3-deoxygluconokinase/2-dehydro-3-deoxygalactonokinase, translated as MTDLVTFGETMLRLSPPRGERLETTRDLTVQAGGAESNVAVGAARLGADARWLSKLPDSPLGRRIVTELRSHGVRPGVAWADADESRVGTYYLEHGGEPRGTNVIYDRADAAITTVEPDELPTEAVAEAEWFHTTGITPALSEATAATTTALLRTAGEAGTTRSFDLNYRAKLWDPETARSAYEDLFEHVDTLFVPRRDAREVLDREGGAVEIAHGLATEFGFDTVVVTRGLEGAVALHDGSVYEQDVYEAETFDAIGTGDAFVAGYVAERLRGGDLPAALRWGSATAALKRTTDGDLAVTNRAEVRDVIDGEGGIDR; from the coding sequence ATGACCGACCTCGTCACGTTCGGCGAGACGATGCTCCGGCTGTCGCCGCCGCGCGGCGAGCGGCTGGAGACGACGCGCGACCTGACCGTCCAAGCCGGCGGCGCCGAGAGCAACGTCGCGGTCGGGGCCGCGCGGCTCGGCGCTGACGCCCGCTGGCTCTCGAAGCTCCCCGACTCGCCGCTGGGCCGGCGGATCGTGACCGAACTGCGGAGCCACGGCGTCCGCCCGGGGGTCGCGTGGGCCGACGCGGACGAGAGCCGCGTGGGGACCTACTACCTCGAACACGGCGGCGAGCCGCGGGGGACGAACGTGATCTACGACCGCGCCGACGCGGCGATCACGACCGTCGAACCCGACGAACTCCCGACGGAGGCGGTCGCCGAGGCGGAGTGGTTCCACACGACCGGGATCACGCCCGCCCTCTCGGAGGCGACCGCGGCGACGACGACCGCGCTGCTGCGGACCGCCGGCGAGGCGGGGACCACGCGCTCGTTCGACCTGAACTACCGGGCGAAGCTCTGGGACCCGGAGACCGCGCGGTCGGCCTACGAGGACCTGTTCGAGCACGTCGACACCCTGTTTGTCCCGCGGCGGGACGCCCGTGAGGTGCTCGACCGCGAGGGCGGCGCCGTCGAGATCGCGCACGGGCTCGCCACGGAGTTCGGCTTCGACACGGTGGTCGTCACCCGCGGGCTGGAGGGGGCGGTCGCGCTCCACGACGGCTCGGTGTACGAGCAGGACGTGTACGAGGCGGAGACGTTCGACGCGATCGGCACCGGCGACGCGTTCGTCGCCGGCTACGTCGCCGAGCGGCTGCGCGGCGGCGACCTCCCCGCGGCGCTCCGGTGGGGGTCGGCGACCGCGGCGCTGAAACGCACCACCGACGGCGACCTCGCGGTGACGAACCGGGCGGAGGTCCGCGACGTCATCGACGGCGAGGGCGGGATCGACCGGTGA
- a CDS encoding SDR family NAD(P)-dependent oxidoreductase — MTRRRESPTEGAVPGRFAGETAIVTGSTRGIGAGIAERLAAEGANVVVSGRSEEAGEAVAERIAAGGAEGDATFVRADMRDPDDVAALAEAAAERYGSVDVLVNNAGVQTETAADDATLDDWAFVVETDFRAYWLAARAALEHMDRGAIVNVSSNHAYATMPAHFPYNAVKAGINGMTRSLAVDFGPRVRVNTVVPGWVEIERTREELSEGRFEEVESIHPTGRIGTPADVAGAVSFLASEDASFVTGAALLVDGGRGAVMQDDTLPDYRAREDRE, encoded by the coding sequence ATGACCCGCCGACGCGAGTCGCCGACCGAGGGCGCGGTCCCCGGGCGGTTCGCCGGTGAGACCGCGATCGTCACCGGGTCGACGCGGGGGATCGGCGCCGGGATCGCGGAGCGGCTCGCCGCCGAGGGGGCGAACGTCGTGGTCAGCGGGCGCTCCGAGGAGGCGGGGGAGGCCGTCGCCGAGCGGATCGCGGCGGGGGGTGCGGAAGGAGACGCGACGTTCGTCCGCGCCGACATGCGCGACCCGGACGACGTGGCCGCGCTGGCGGAGGCGGCGGCCGAGCGCTACGGCTCGGTCGACGTGCTCGTGAACAACGCGGGCGTCCAGACGGAGACGGCCGCCGACGACGCGACGCTCGACGACTGGGCGTTCGTCGTCGAGACGGACTTCCGGGCGTACTGGCTCGCCGCGCGGGCCGCCCTCGAACACATGGACCGCGGCGCGATCGTGAACGTCTCGTCGAACCACGCGTACGCGACGATGCCGGCGCACTTCCCGTACAACGCCGTGAAGGCGGGGATAAACGGGATGACGCGGTCGCTCGCGGTCGACTTCGGCCCCCGCGTCCGGGTGAACACGGTCGTCCCCGGCTGGGTGGAGATCGAACGGACCCGCGAGGAGCTCTCGGAGGGGCGGTTCGAGGAGGTCGAGTCGATCCACCCGACCGGGCGGATCGGGACGCCCGCCGACGTCGCCGGCGCCGTCTCCTTCCTCGCGAGCGAGGACGCCTCGTTCGTCACGGGGGCCGCGCTGCTCGTCGACGGCGGCCGCGGCGCGGTGATGCAAGATGACACGCTCCCGGACTACCGGGCGCGAGAAGACCGAGAGTAG